From Coriobacteriia bacterium, the proteins below share one genomic window:
- a CDS encoding EamA family transporter translates to MPVARDLRPTQRRPLLGYGLALLAAACWGAGGLTAKWLFTAASAATASWPIPPLGISVEPTVLAGGRALSAFVILAVALAVFRRRDLSISVGDVPFLAFFGVAGLAMVHFTYFQTISLTNVATAILLEYLAPILVLIVSVAFMKHRFTWSLPVGVALSVAGCALVVGAFGGGGVIVSPAGIAWGLSSAVFFATYSLLGTVASSRYSPYTTLVWGLGFASLFWLVVLGPWRIIGLFADPRTAVAVLFMAVVSTIIPFAAFLIALGHIAPTNATVTSTVEPVIAGIGAFLLFGESFSAMQMVGGVMVIAAIVIVQFSDRLGAPLPPGE, encoded by the coding sequence TTGCCCGTCGCACGCGACCTCCGTCCCACACAGCGCCGGCCCCTCCTGGGCTACGGGCTCGCGCTCCTGGCGGCCGCGTGCTGGGGCGCCGGTGGCCTGACGGCCAAGTGGCTGTTTACTGCGGCGTCAGCCGCCACGGCCTCCTGGCCGATACCTCCGCTCGGCATCTCCGTGGAGCCGACGGTGCTGGCTGGCGGAAGGGCGCTCTCGGCGTTCGTGATCCTGGCCGTCGCCCTTGCCGTCTTCCGTCGCCGAGACCTGAGCATCTCCGTCGGCGACGTGCCGTTCTTGGCGTTCTTTGGCGTCGCTGGACTGGCGATGGTTCACTTCACCTACTTCCAGACGATCTCGCTCACAAACGTAGCGACGGCGATTCTCTTGGAGTATCTGGCGCCCATTCTCGTGCTTATCGTGAGCGTGGCGTTCATGAAGCATCGGTTCACATGGTCGCTACCTGTGGGTGTCGCGTTGTCGGTGGCCGGGTGCGCTCTTGTGGTGGGCGCCTTCGGCGGCGGGGGTGTGATCGTGTCGCCCGCGGGTATCGCTTGGGGTTTGTCCTCGGCGGTGTTCTTCGCCACGTACTCGCTGCTAGGGACGGTGGCCTCAAGCCGCTACAGCCCGTACACGACGCTCGTGTGGGGGCTGGGTTTCGCGTCCCTGTTTTGGCTCGTCGTGCTGGGTCCTTGGCGCATCATCGGTCTGTTCGCCGATCCGAGGACCGCCGTCGCCGTTCTGTTCATGGCGGTCGTGAGCACGATCATCCCGTTCGCGGCATTCCTGATCGCGCTGGGTCATATCGCGCCGACCAACGCGACGGTCACGTCGACTGTGGAACCCGTCATCGCTGGCATTGGCGCATTTCTGCTGTTCGGTGAGTCGTTCTCGGCGATGCAAATGGTGGGCGGAGTAATGGTGATCGCCGCTATCGTCATCGTTCAGTTCTCCGACCGGTTGGGCGCCCCTCTGCCGCCGGGCGAGTGA
- the rpoN gene encoding RNA polymerase factor sigma-54, protein MELSQRPELRQKVTLSPQVYQGLNILAMPIADLQQLIDVEMLENPVLEVDESESEPVEGEEVDERDDERSWDEWLEMYEDLDSMEPTAPRDPNAESANTEDFVGGVQTFDDYLLQQLALLDISENVARAGRAIIGSLDNDGFFTNTLEEMAALAEVSREEADAGLHAVQQLDPPGVGARDLSEALCLQMESLGIVEPLLLRIVRDHLDDVAANHYRKVARALKVDEDEVRRLVEVLRALNPRPAGAFSPGPSPGYIVPDVTLRRFGDEWFITPNNEALPTLRVSPRYRSMLRSGSSADDETRRYLKDKIRSAESFIKNVDRRKDTVSRITQIIMDVQADFFEDGKGPLRPLRLEDVAVEIGVHLSTVSRGVTGKYMATPYGLYELKHFFSGGYRTAQGMDVAATTIKQRLRELVREEDPAKPVSDQRLAELLCEEGVTVARRTVAKYREELNIEPSWARRRR, encoded by the coding sequence ATGGAGCTCTCGCAGCGCCCGGAGTTGCGGCAGAAGGTCACGCTTTCCCCGCAGGTCTATCAGGGGCTCAACATCCTTGCGATGCCCATCGCCGACCTCCAGCAACTCATCGATGTCGAGATGCTCGAGAACCCGGTTCTTGAGGTCGACGAGAGCGAGTCCGAGCCGGTCGAGGGCGAAGAGGTCGACGAGCGCGATGACGAGCGTTCGTGGGACGAGTGGCTCGAGATGTACGAGGATCTCGACTCGATGGAGCCCACCGCGCCGCGCGATCCCAACGCCGAGAGCGCCAACACCGAGGACTTCGTAGGCGGCGTGCAAACCTTCGACGACTACCTGTTGCAGCAACTCGCGCTGCTCGACATCAGCGAGAACGTTGCCCGAGCAGGTCGTGCGATCATCGGCTCGCTGGACAACGACGGCTTCTTCACCAATACGCTCGAAGAGATGGCAGCTCTGGCCGAGGTAAGCCGCGAGGAGGCCGATGCGGGCCTTCATGCGGTCCAACAGCTCGACCCTCCGGGAGTCGGAGCCCGCGATCTGTCCGAGGCGCTTTGCCTGCAGATGGAGTCGCTCGGCATTGTCGAACCGCTCTTGCTTCGTATCGTCCGAGACCACCTCGATGACGTCGCTGCCAACCACTATCGCAAGGTGGCCCGCGCGCTGAAGGTCGACGAGGATGAGGTGCGGCGACTAGTCGAGGTTCTGCGGGCACTCAACCCCAGGCCGGCTGGCGCGTTCTCGCCGGGGCCGTCACCGGGCTACATCGTCCCGGACGTGACGCTGCGCCGGTTCGGCGACGAGTGGTTCATCACGCCCAACAACGAGGCGCTCCCCACGCTTCGCGTGTCCCCACGCTATCGCTCGATGCTGCGCAGCGGCTCGAGCGCCGACGACGAGACCAGGCGCTACCTGAAGGACAAGATCCGCTCGGCGGAGAGCTTCATCAAGAACGTGGACCGCCGCAAGGACACCGTCTCGCGGATCACGCAGATCATCATGGACGTGCAGGCCGACTTCTTCGAGGACGGCAAGGGCCCGCTGCGGCCGCTACGGCTTGAGGATGTTGCGGTCGAGATCGGGGTGCACCTGTCTACCGTCTCCCGTGGAGTGACGGGGAAGTATATGGCCACGCCCTATGGCCTCTACGAACTGAAGCACTTCTTCAGCGGCGGCTACCGAACCGCTCAAGGAATGGACGTCGCGGCCACAACGATCAAGCAGCGCCTGCGCGAGCTCGTGCGCGAGGAGGACCCCGCCAAGCCCGTCTCGGACCAGCGTCTCGCCGAGCTGTTGTGCGAAGAGGGCGTCACCGTGGCGCGCCGCACCGTCGCTAAGTACCGCGAGGAGCTCAACATCGAGCCGAGCTGGGCCAGGCGCCGCCGATGA
- a CDS encoding ATP-binding protein, whose protein sequence is MTAEHAGLPRRPPSAPIETDDARRLRRRQSLRTIAIIAAMIAFIAVLDLMGDVRLGNIEMYLIYRRLYYIPIIYAAFVFGRRGGVLAALASAIPFAVHAQLLAGAPIALGLENWIEVVSFLVVGILFGMMRDMEENKTQDLRQVSLQLEDAYKKLEERAIQLINIQDYTQSILRSITSGVLTVGPDGSVATANPAAERMLGMSEFEMVPKPIGSLFRYDGGISADVAKVLAGRLPLALRESTLVTANGGEVHVQASTSRMRAVGGTVLGAVVTLEDVSDIKALTDQLIRADRLAAMGELTAGVAHEVRNPLGVIRASVQLLEDAKGDPSRTHEAAEVIKQEIDRLDRVIKALLDFGRPSKPTLVHTDLNEVLQDIVLFTNRFAKQSDVHIVEKLDSELPAVHGDPDQLKQVFLNLVTNAVQAMDKTGGTITIETRGAGEYVEVSVSDNGPGIAAGDLPKVFDPFFTKRAEGTGLGLTIVHRIIDEHEGHIEVESGPGGTVFNVTLPAALDD, encoded by the coding sequence ATGACGGCGGAGCACGCGGGCCTGCCTCGGCGCCCGCCGTCCGCTCCGATCGAGACAGACGACGCGCGCCGCCTTCGCCGTCGTCAAAGCCTGCGCACAATCGCGATTATCGCTGCGATGATCGCGTTCATCGCCGTGCTCGACTTGATGGGTGATGTGCGTCTCGGCAATATCGAGATGTACCTGATCTACCGTCGCCTCTACTACATCCCGATCATCTACGCCGCTTTCGTCTTTGGAAGACGCGGTGGGGTTCTCGCCGCTTTGGCCTCGGCGATTCCTTTCGCCGTGCACGCCCAGCTGCTCGCCGGCGCCCCGATCGCGCTCGGGCTCGAGAACTGGATCGAGGTCGTGTCTTTTCTGGTCGTGGGCATCCTGTTCGGCATGATGCGCGACATGGAGGAGAACAAAACGCAGGACCTGCGGCAGGTGTCGCTGCAACTCGAGGATGCGTACAAGAAGCTGGAGGAACGCGCCATCCAGCTCATCAACATCCAGGACTACACGCAGTCGATTCTGCGATCGATCACGTCCGGCGTGCTGACGGTGGGCCCCGACGGCTCGGTCGCGACGGCCAACCCAGCCGCCGAGCGAATGCTGGGAATGTCGGAGTTCGAGATGGTGCCCAAGCCCATCGGCTCGCTCTTCCGCTACGACGGCGGGATCTCGGCGGATGTCGCCAAGGTGCTCGCCGGGCGTCTGCCGCTCGCGCTGCGCGAGTCAACGCTGGTGACCGCCAACGGCGGCGAGGTGCACGTGCAGGCCTCAACGTCTCGCATGCGCGCGGTTGGCGGCACGGTGCTGGGCGCGGTCGTTACGCTCGAGGACGTCTCGGACATCAAGGCGCTTACCGACCAGCTCATCCGAGCCGATCGCCTCGCCGCGATGGGCGAGCTGACGGCCGGCGTGGCGCACGAGGTGCGAAACCCGCTCGGGGTCATCCGCGCGTCGGTACAGTTGCTCGAGGACGCGAAGGGGGACCCGTCGCGAACGCACGAGGCGGCCGAGGTCATCAAGCAGGAGATCGACCGGCTCGATCGCGTCATCAAGGCGCTGCTCGACTTCGGCCGACCCAGCAAACCCACTCTGGTTCATACCGACCTCAACGAGGTTCTGCAGGACATCGTCTTGTTCACGAACCGCTTCGCGAAGCAGTCCGACGTGCACATCGTCGAGAAGCTCGACTCGGAACTGCCCGCGGTCCACGGCGACCCCGACCAGCTCAAACAGGTGTTCCTGAACCTAGTCACCAACGCGGTACAGGCGATGGACAAGACCGGAGGAACCATCACGATCGAGACGCGGGGTGCAGGGGAGTACGTCGAAGTGTCCGTCTCGGACAACGGTCCCGGCATCGCCGCGGGCGACCTTCCCAAGGTGTTCGACCCGTTCTTCACGAAAAGAGCAGAGGGTACGGGGTTGGGTCTGACCATCGTTCACCGTATCATCGATGAGCATGAGGGACATATCGAGGTGGAGAGCGGGCCAGGGGGAACGGTCTTCAACGTAACGCTGCCCGCAGCGCTCGACGACTGA
- a CDS encoding sigma-54 dependent transcriptional regulator: MSKRVLIVDDEKNMRWVLGQALSSDGFEVVEAVDGNSALDSIAEQEPDVMVLDHRMPAPDGMEVLRKVRAKGMSFPIIMLTAHGNVALAVDAMKAGASEYLTKPFDLEELKLAIDKALQYSGLAAEVERLRGELNAEYDVQGIVASDPGMMAVLETVTKVAPTMATVMIYGESGTGKELIARAVHNLSERATKPFVSVSAGALPETLLESELFGYEKGAFTGAVTPKPGRFEMANGGTLFLDEIGDISPATQVKLLRVLQERRFERLGGTRSIEVDVRVVAATNQDLQQLIADGTFREDLFYRLNVVPVSLPPLRQRAGDVPLLVAHFLEKFNAGAKRMSPQALEALVKYPWPGNIRELENTIERIVILSHGDEIGVPDLPAEVRAGVSPADRPTTGFALPDDGVDLEEVELDLVRQALDRTGGSVPKSAKLLGLTAKTLEARMQRLGL; this comes from the coding sequence ATGAGCAAGAGAGTGCTCATCGTTGACGATGAGAAGAACATGCGGTGGGTTCTCGGCCAGGCGCTGTCCTCGGACGGCTTCGAGGTCGTAGAGGCCGTCGACGGAAACAGCGCGCTTGACTCCATCGCCGAGCAAGAGCCTGACGTCATGGTGCTCGACCACCGGATGCCCGCGCCCGACGGTATGGAAGTACTCCGCAAAGTACGCGCAAAGGGCATGTCGTTCCCGATCATCATGCTCACGGCGCACGGCAACGTCGCACTCGCCGTCGACGCGATGAAGGCCGGCGCGAGCGAGTACCTCACCAAGCCGTTCGACCTCGAGGAGCTCAAGCTCGCCATCGACAAGGCCCTGCAGTACTCGGGACTTGCCGCCGAGGTCGAGCGCCTTCGCGGGGAGCTCAATGCCGAGTACGACGTCCAGGGCATCGTCGCATCCGATCCCGGCATGATGGCCGTTCTCGAGACAGTCACCAAGGTCGCGCCCACGATGGCGACGGTCATGATCTACGGCGAGTCCGGCACGGGCAAGGAGCTCATCGCCCGGGCCGTACACAACCTCTCGGAGCGCGCCACCAAGCCGTTCGTGTCGGTCAGTGCCGGCGCACTTCCCGAGACGCTGCTGGAAAGCGAGCTGTTCGGCTACGAGAAGGGCGCCTTCACCGGCGCCGTGACTCCCAAGCCCGGCCGTTTCGAGATGGCCAACGGCGGGACGCTGTTCCTCGACGAGATCGGCGACATCTCGCCGGCAACTCAGGTCAAGCTGCTTCGCGTGCTGCAGGAGCGCCGCTTCGAGCGGCTCGGCGGCACGCGCAGCATCGAGGTCGACGTCCGAGTGGTCGCCGCCACCAACCAGGACCTGCAGCAGCTTATCGCCGATGGCACCTTCCGAGAGGATCTGTTCTATCGGCTCAACGTCGTTCCGGTGTCACTGCCGCCACTTCGCCAGCGAGCCGGTGACGTGCCGCTCCTGGTGGCCCACTTCCTCGAGAAGTTCAATGCTGGTGCCAAGCGCATGAGCCCGCAGGCGCTTGAGGCGCTGGTCAAGTACCCGTGGCCGGGCAACATCCGCGAGCTCGAGAACACCATCGAGCGCATCGTGATTCTTTCGCATGGCGACGAGATCGGCGTGCCCGATCTGCCGGCCGAGGTGCGCGCCGGAGTCTCGCCTGCCGACCGCCCCACGACGGGCTTCGCGCTGCCCGACGACGGCGTGGATCTCGAAGAGGTCGAGCTCGATCTAGTGCGTCAGGCGCTCGACCGGACCGGCGGCAGCGTTCCCAAGTCCGCCAAGCTCCTCGGGCTTACCGCCAAGACGCTCGAGGCTCGGATGCAGAGGCTCGGTCTGTAG
- a CDS encoding zinc ribbon domain-containing protein: MSRVSAKRMLVLAAAAVALALLVALGLAALRGGDSAVSRLLGLRTLELGVPLAAGAVIGLGAWALLDDPVPAPQDASYAEMACPVCGRAILEDWRLCPYCGSFVATADPRAPRPANGRS; encoded by the coding sequence GTGAGCCGCGTTTCCGCCAAGCGCATGCTCGTCCTTGCAGCCGCAGCTGTTGCGCTGGCGCTCCTTGTTGCACTGGGATTGGCTGCGTTGCGTGGGGGCGACTCGGCTGTGTCCCGGCTGTTGGGGCTCAGAACGCTGGAACTCGGGGTGCCGTTGGCGGCAGGTGCCGTCATCGGGCTCGGCGCCTGGGCGCTGCTCGACGATCCCGTCCCGGCACCGCAAGACGCTTCGTACGCGGAGATGGCGTGCCCCGTATGTGGCCGCGCGATCCTCGAGGACTGGCGACTGTGTCCGTACTGCGGCTCGTTTGTCGCCACCGCCGACCCACGCGCGCCCCGGCCGGCCAACGGGCGCTCGTAG
- a CDS encoding heavy-metal-associated domain-containing protein: MTEAIARLKTTGMHCSSCSMLVDLTVGDLPGVVSSKTDHASGDTLVSFDSDVVGVDAIIDAIREVGYDAEPVG, encoded by the coding sequence ATGACCGAGGCTATCGCCCGACTCAAGACCACCGGAATGCACTGCAGCTCCTGCTCGATGCTGGTCGACCTGACCGTGGGCGATCTGCCGGGCGTTGTCTCGTCGAAGACGGATCACGCCTCCGGTGACACGCTCGTATCCTTCGACTCCGACGTGGTCGGCGTCGACGCCATCATCGACGCGATTCGCGAAGTCGGCTACGACGCCGAGCCGGTTGGCTAG
- a CDS encoding cytochrome c biogenesis protein CcdA: MSGAVSFPLAFAAGLISFLSPCVLPLLPAYLSFMTGLTTAELSEGDRSTAAVMVPALLFVLGFSVIFVGLGASASLLGALLSHYRDVLEKVAGIAVILFGVLMVGVVKIPWLYGEARADLAKSRSFGRGAAFVMGMAFAAGWTPCVGPILASILALAGSTGSAAQGALLLLAYSAGLAVPFLLVALLFGRVRPLLAWLNRHSLVVNRVAGAVLIVVGALIFFGRLGVLANYLSRVLPSWGV, from the coding sequence ATGTCTGGCGCCGTCTCGTTCCCACTCGCGTTCGCCGCGGGGCTCATTTCGTTCCTGTCGCCTTGCGTCCTGCCGCTGCTGCCAGCGTACCTCTCGTTCATGACGGGACTTACCACGGCCGAACTCTCTGAGGGCGATCGGTCTACGGCTGCGGTGATGGTGCCTGCGCTCCTCTTCGTCTTGGGATTCTCCGTGATCTTCGTGGGGCTGGGCGCCTCAGCATCCCTGCTGGGCGCCTTGCTTTCACACTATCGGGACGTTCTCGAGAAGGTCGCCGGGATCGCCGTGATCCTGTTCGGCGTTCTCATGGTGGGGGTCGTGAAGATCCCATGGCTCTATGGGGAGGCACGCGCCGATCTCGCCAAGTCCCGTTCGTTTGGTCGTGGCGCTGCGTTCGTCATGGGTATGGCATTTGCCGCTGGTTGGACGCCGTGTGTCGGGCCGATACTCGCCTCCATCTTGGCGCTGGCCGGCTCAACGGGCAGCGCCGCACAGGGAGCGTTGCTGCTGCTCGCATACTCCGCGGGGCTCGCCGTGCCGTTCCTGCTTGTCGCGCTGCTCTTTGGGAGGGTTCGCCCGCTGCTCGCTTGGCTGAACCGCCACTCTCTCGTCGTCAACCGGGTAGCTGGTGCCGTGCTGATCGTTGTCGGAGCCCTCATCTTCTTCGGTCGGCTCGGCGTGCTGGCAAACTACCTCTCACGGGTACTTCCTTCCTGGGGCGTGTAG